Proteins from a genomic interval of Desulfovulcanus ferrireducens:
- a CDS encoding proline--tRNA ligase, translating into MLWSKYYIPTLKEDPAEAEIISHKLLLRAGMIRKLTSGIYIYLPLGWKALQKISDIIRQEMDRFGAIEISMPAVQPGDLWKESGRWEVYGKELLRFKDRHGRDYCFGPTHEEVITDLVRGEIKSYRQLPVNLYQIQTKFRDEIRPRFGLMRGREFIMKDAYSFDRDDQGANKSYEDMYAAYMSIFKRLGLKFRAVEADSGPIGGSFSHEFMVLADTGEDTIAVCTKCDFAANLEKAEVKYAEKEGSPAECPALEKVSTPGKHSVEEVADFLGVPKEKIVKTLLYEADGRPVAVLVRGDRELNEVKLKNLLGALDLRLASFDQVQKWSNAPVGFAGPVGLNVEAIYADQELMFDTDYVVGANEADAHYLHFHLQRDAQIEGFFDLRQITESDPCPRCGGPIELTKGIEVGHIFKLGTKYSEALKATFLDENGKEKPMIMGCYGIGVSRVLAACIEQNHDENGIIFPPPIAPYDALLLALNPKDSTVKEKANEIYEALSAQGIDCLFDDRDERPGVKFKDADLIGLPLQIIVGAKGVKKGVVEIKIRHSGERIEVGLDEIIPRFKEVQKKVWAHYGV; encoded by the coding sequence ATGCTTTGGTCAAAATATTATATTCCAACTTTAAAAGAAGACCCGGCAGAGGCAGAGATAATCAGCCATAAATTGCTTCTGCGGGCAGGGATGATTCGCAAATTAACTTCCGGAATCTATATCTATCTACCTCTGGGCTGGAAGGCTCTGCAGAAAATTTCAGACATAATCCGTCAGGAAATGGACCGCTTTGGAGCCATTGAAATTAGCATGCCCGCGGTGCAGCCCGGTGATTTATGGAAAGAGTCGGGACGATGGGAGGTTTATGGTAAGGAATTGCTCCGCTTTAAAGATCGACATGGTCGCGACTATTGCTTTGGCCCCACCCATGAAGAAGTAATCACGGATTTAGTCAGGGGAGAAATCAAGTCTTACCGGCAGTTGCCAGTGAATTTATATCAGATTCAAACTAAATTTCGGGATGAAATCCGGCCCAGATTCGGACTCATGCGCGGCCGCGAGTTCATTATGAAAGACGCCTATTCCTTTGATCGAGACGATCAGGGTGCAAATAAGAGCTATGAAGATATGTATGCTGCCTATATGAGTATTTTTAAGCGATTGGGGTTAAAATTCAGGGCAGTAGAGGCTGATTCTGGTCCTATTGGCGGAAGTTTTTCCCATGAATTTATGGTCTTGGCCGATACCGGTGAAGACACCATTGCAGTGTGCACCAAATGTGATTTTGCTGCCAACCTGGAAAAGGCAGAAGTGAAGTATGCAGAAAAAGAGGGCAGCCCTGCTGAATGTCCTGCCCTGGAAAAGGTTTCCACGCCTGGTAAACATAGTGTGGAAGAAGTGGCAGATTTTTTAGGAGTGCCCAAGGAAAAAATTGTAAAAACCCTTCTTTATGAGGCTGATGGACGGCCTGTTGCCGTTCTTGTGCGCGGGGATAGAGAATTAAACGAGGTAAAACTGAAAAATTTGCTGGGTGCTTTAGACCTTAGACTGGCCAGTTTTGACCAGGTACAGAAGTGGTCCAATGCTCCGGTAGGCTTTGCCGGTCCTGTTGGGCTGAATGTGGAAGCTATTTATGCTGACCAGGAACTAATGTTTGATACTGATTATGTGGTAGGGGCCAATGAAGCCGATGCCCACTATTTGCATTTTCATCTGCAACGTGACGCGCAAATCGAAGGTTTTTTTGATCTGCGCCAGATTACAGAGTCAGATCCCTGTCCCAGATGCGGAGGTCCTATTGAACTAACCAAAGGCATTGAGGTGGGCCATATTTTTAAGTTGGGGACAAAATATAGTGAGGCATTGAAAGCTACTTTTCTTGATGAAAATGGCAAAGAAAAGCCCATGATCATGGGGTGCTATGGCATTGGCGTAAGCCGCGTCCTGGCTGCATGTATTGAACAAAACCATGATGAAAACGGTATAATTTTTCCACCTCCGATTGCTCCTTACGATGCTCTTTTGCTGGCTTTAAATCCTAAAGATAGTACAGTAAAAGAAAAGGCCAATGAAATATATGAGGCTTTGAGTGCGCAAGGAATTGATTGTCTCTTTGATGATCGGGATGAACGGCCCGGTGTAAAATTTAAAGATGCCGATCTCATTGGTCTGCCATTGCAAATAATTGTTGGCGCCAAAGGCGTGAAAAAGGGTGTGGTGGAGATCAAGATCAGACATTCGGGAGAAAGAATAGAAGTAGGACTGGATGAAATTATACCAAGATTCAAAGAAGTGCAGAAAAAGGTATGGGCGCACTATGGTGTCTAG